The following are encoded in a window of Cucurbita pepo subsp. pepo cultivar mu-cu-16 chromosome LG12, ASM280686v2, whole genome shotgun sequence genomic DNA:
- the LOC111806509 gene encoding probable fructokinase-4: MASNHGSSRGALPTGSGLIVSFGEMLIDFVPTVSGVSLAEAPGFLKAPGGAPANVAIAVSRLGGRAAFVGKLGEDEFGRMLEGIVKENGVSAAGIRFDQGARTALAFVTLRADGEREFMFYRNPSADMLLKPEELDLDLIRSAKIFHYGSISLIVEPCRSAHMKAMEEAKKAGVLLSYDPNLRLPLWPSANEAREQIKSIWNKADIIKVSDDELKFLTQSEKVDDETAMSLWHDGLKLLLVTLGENGCRYYTKNFRGSVDPFKVKAVDTTGAGDSFVGALLCKIVDDQSVLQDEKKLREILTFANACGAITTTKKGAIPALPSEADVAALIKASP, encoded by the exons ATGGCTTCTAACCACGGTTCTAGCCGCGGCGCGTTACCCACCGGCTCTGGCTTGATCGTCAGTTTCGGCGAGATGCTGATCGATTTTGTTCCGACTGTTTCCGGCGTGTCTTTGGCAGAGGCGCCTGGATTTCTCAAAGCTCCCGGCGGCGCTCCGGCAAACGTTGCGATCGCTGTTAGCCGACTCGGCGGACGCGCTGCTTTCGTTGGTAAGCTTGGCGAAGATGAGTTTGGACGTATGTTGGAAGGAATCGTTAAGGAAAACGGCGTTTCCGCCGCCGGGATCCGATTCGATCAAGGCGCAAGAACTGCTTTGGCTTTTGTGACTCTACGCGCCGACGGTGAACGTGAGTTTATGTTCTACCGGAACCCTAGTGCCGATATGCTTCTCAAGCCGGAGGAGTTGGATCTCGATCTCATCAGATcc GCGAAGATCTTTCACTATGGATCGATAAGCTTGATCGTGGAGCCGTGCAGATCGGCCCATATGAAGGCGATGGAGGAAGCGAAGAAAGCAGGTGTTCTGCTTTCATACGATCCAAATCTGAGGCTGCCACTGTGGCCGTCAGCAAATGAGGCCCGTGAACAGATCAAGAGCATTTGGAACAAGGCCGACATCATCAAGGTGAGCGATGATGAGCTGAAATTCCTGACGCAAAGCGAGAAGGTGGATGATGAAACCGCCATGTCTCTGTGGCACGATGGGTTGAAGCTCCTCCTGGTCACTCTTGGCGAGAATGGGTGCAGATACTACACCAAG AACTTCCGGGGGTCTGTGGATCCATTCAAGGTTAAGGCAGTGGACACTACTGGTGCTGGTGACTCATTTGTGGGTGCTCTTCTTTGCAAGATTGTGGACGACCAATCTGTGCTCCAG GACGAGAAGAAATTGAGGGAGATACTAACGTTTGCGAATGCTTGTGGAGCCATTACAACAACCAAGAAGGGAGCAATCCCAGCTCTTCCATCGGAGGCAGACGTTGCAGCTTTGATCAAGGCTTCTCCGTAG